The DNA window taacgCAGCCTCCAGAACTGTTTCCATGCTGCATGGAAACAGTTCAACCTCTGCAGTAAAGACACTGATGCACAGGATATCTGTAGCACTGAGGAGGAGACCTTGAGTGCCAGAAGGCTCTTGTTGATCTCGGCTCCTTCAAGGCGAGTCTGGCGGTCGGCACTGGAGGTGTCTGCCCCTCTCTCATTCCCAGCCAAGTCAATCAGGGAAAACTTTCCATGCATCTTCCCCCGTCGGCGCAGAATGATCTGAAACACAGCGTGGCTCCGAGAGGAGTGAGCGTTCGCTGAGGTCTGACCAGAAGTCCTGAAGGAGACGCAGAGAAACAGCACAAAGTTTATTTGTGAGGATCAGCCCTAAGTTTTCCCAACAATAATTATAactatatatatcatatataattaATTCCTGTGTTTACCTGCAGCTGTTTCCCACTTCAATCAGTTTGAGGACGTCCTCCGTACATTTCACGTCCTTCTCCTGCAGACCCACCACCTGCACCTGCTGCTTCCCGTCCTCCAGGACACGTAGCTTAGCCTTGCGGTTGAGTAAGTCAAACACCTTTAAATGAAAGCACAAAGTCAGACATACTGTTCCAACTCAAATCATTTACTGTGGCACGACAGACAGAAAGCATCTAACCTTATGACAaatcagagaaaaagagaaaatattcaTGATACATTtgggaaaaatatgtttttactgtattttaccCTATTTAGCAGCATATTAACATTTAATAGATAGTTCAGAACAGACTATCAAGTAGCTGTAAGAATTTTTTTAAGAGTCTATTGATGCAAATGTCAACTTTAACTGAAGCTTGAAGCTTTATACAAAATGTACACTAGTACTTCTGAGGAGATTGATGATTATATGacaattttaatgatttatgaGACTTAATCCAATTATATTCAACTTCTGTTCTGTCATGTCATCATTATCCCAGGTCAATTAGTATCTGTGTGCACACTCGTCCCTGTGACGACTTATGATAATGTTCAGATCATGATGTAGAGTTTAACCTGACCTAAGTCTTTTTATTCTTAATGACTGTACTTTATTTGTTATTACATTATTTGTTATCTGGTGttaatattatgatcattactAGAGGACAAGACTCATTAACCTCGACAAAACAACTTCTCATTGCCATATAATTGAGTGAATATATTTCATGGCTCAGCAGGCCTCTAACTAGCAGCCCTGCAGGGGTCAGTGTTTTGGGGGTGGATTTTAACAGCTGTCATTCATCTGTGTTGTCAAAGTGCCTGAACTTCCTGTCTTGGGACATCAACTACTTCTACATTAATATCAGTGTGTAGCTCATTGTTTATCGTTATTTTACTATCATAAGTAAACTAGTCATTAATAAATACGTGGAGCCGCAAAAGAAGTGCAGCAGTCTGTCCTCACTCATCAACAGTTGTGAGGGACAGGACAAAGGTGGCCCGGATTTGTTGTTAGGAATTCTGCTAGCACATTATAACTAAATGATgctaaaacacaacataattgGATTTATATAATATTCAATGTAGTCTAGAAGAAGGTAAATCGTTATATAGATACAATAGTTAAAGATTgtttatataatgtaataaaatgtcTGTATATCTGCAAACAACCACATTAGATTGTGTCATTAAGtagttattatatattttcataccattcataaatgataaataatgggGGTTAAGAGTTACCAATTAATTAAACACGAACTGTGAAGAAATTAATTTCAACTCAGGTTAAAAGACACTTGCCTTCCCGCtgtaaatctcaaaaaatgtgGCAAAGACCTGCAGATCCAACTTCTTGTAATTTGGCTTCTTTATCATGAGAAAAACATCTCTGGCtgcacagggagagaaaaataGACACTTCATTATGAAGCCACAAACGAGCAGTGAAGATGGAGGATAGGTTACTCACCGGACAAAGCGTAGATTCCTTTTGAACAGTCCTGGTTCTTGCCTGAAAAGTCACCTCCCATCgtctgaaaatgagaaaaatgagtCACGGCAAGTgcactaaaaataaataagaagttAAAATCAAAGCACTCACATGTGTTTTCCCACTTCCAGTTTGTCCATACGCAAAGCAAGTCGCCATCCCCCTCTCAAAAATGGTCTCGACCAGCGGCTGAGCAGTGAATCTGTGAGCAGAGGAGCGTTTCCTTTAACAAAACGTTGTTTCAGTTCCTTTTCTTaagtttagaaaaaaaattaccTGTAAACCATTTCATTGGTGGAATTCTCATCAAAGGCGTAGTCGAATCGGAAAGTTTGGTTCTCCAAGTAGCGGGTCAGGTCGACTTTCTGCTTGGGCTCATGGACCATCACCACGTCCTTACTAGGAATGGTGATTACATCCAAATCCTTCCCTGATATCTctggaaagacaaacacacgtCACTTGTGTTCACATGTAACCATGCGCCTCAAAGTAAAAAGCTGTTCTTACCTTTTTTGTTGAGGGGACGTGCACGTACACAGACACATATCCTGTGCTCCTCGATCTGAAACACCAAGAAGTACAAATACATGATACTTTATAAACATACAAACGAGATAGCTTATTTTCAGACATTCAACTTCTCAACATTGTAGATTTTCAACCTTTTATTTCCCCTCAAGTAGCTTTGAGGCTGGAAAAATCAACATATTCATCACTGACACTTTTCAGCTCTTTCACCGAGTGAAACGTCCAAcctaccatgtttttttttaatggcttCATCAAATGGAAATCCTCTAAATGTCGAACTCCTCTTTTGGCCAAATACAAATTGGAAACCATGTGCATGTATCTCGCCTGATGTTCactattaaatgtaaatatgttaaAGTTACTATTCCTCTGAACAACTTTACACCTGGTTCGTTTTTATTGTGCTTGGAGTTCAAGTGGTTAAGTTGTGTGAACACTCTGCTCTGCAACAGGAATATGGACACGAAAATATTAACATTACTGTCTGTGTTGTTAGCCCCTGAAGCTACAGAGGCTAACAATTTGGCAAGCTAGTAGTCGGGTAATGTATTGCAGGAAATGCAAATCCCCACATAAAACTGTGatgaaatatacaatatattaactttacattcaacaaaacaatgaacTTCAAAGCCGTTCACTATTTTTTGGAAATGTcaggaaacacaacaaattaGTGAACTTGTGAATGCAGCATTAATTATCAACCAGACTTACCAGATCGTTAGTTGTTAAAGGCCTGTAGTCCAGACTGGCTCTGAAGTCTCTGATCATACACATAATTTCATAATTTGGTAAATTGACatccacctcctgcaacacaacacaaaacagatgAATGTACAAATCCTTTTAGTTTttgattttgtatattttacacatacatgcaggCACAGCTGAGAAAGATCATTCAGAAGCAAACGAGAACTGCATTCCTTATTTGCAATATAAGAAAATGTGTGCCATCTATTTTTAAGGGTCTAAATGATACTTTGCACTGAgcccaaaacacaaacacatatctACAGCTATTATGCTTAATACGTATTAACTATTCACGCACCAGGGTCAGTTATTAAAACTGGCTGCGTGTGTTTCTTTGCTCCTAACCTgtgctctcttctctctcagctcTTGCTGCTGAAGTCGTCTCTTCTCTCGTTTTTCCTGTAGTTTCTCCACTTCCTTTACACAGTTGGATTTCTTCCGTGCTGAGACATAAGAAAGAAACCAATCAAAATAATCACGCTCGGTCCTATGAagtagttttttaaaaacacatcacaaagcttaaattttaaataaaactggtgAGTATGTGGTGCAGCACTATGGTGTGTGTGACCAAGTCAAAGTAATACATACTATATCCAGAAATGTAACACTGTAATACTTTTACTCCAGTAGGTTTTTTCTTGTGCTGTTTCATAGAGGAATAAAAATACTCAAATACTCAGACAAGAATTATGACAGGTGTTTACTTTGCTTAACTCATATACTAGACAGTAAAAACCTTAGACCTACCCTTCAATGTGATTCTGCACTTGCTTACATAGGAATTATATGTGATTTAGTCCCACGGTAGCGTACATTAATGCTAATTCACATTGCCCCAGAACAAGTGCTGTAGTATGAGTGGAACTCCAGAAGCTGTGAAAGAGGCTTTGAGGCCCTCACAGCTGTGAGAGGAGCATGACATCACTGGCTCTGGCCTCAGCAACACGCCCTCCTCCAGAAAACAACAGCCGAGACACTGGAAGGAAGCTACTTCGGAGAAATCCACCACTGATGTGTCGTACGTGCAGCCACACACAGACGAAGTGTTACCGTTCTGCTGCTGAAGCAGGGTCTGGTTAAGTGCAGACTGGGGAGGGATGGCTGGTGGAGGTGGCTCTGCAGCCTGGTTGTGCTGGCTGGGACGGGCCCGGGTGGTTCCCACTGTTGCAGCTGAGGAGCACACAGTCCAAGAAAATCCCTCATTTAAGCAAGTTAAAGTGTCAGTCCGCCAAAATTCTAAAGCCCACAACATTAATAACTACACCAATCCCTAGACATTTCACACTTTTACTTTTGGAGGATCAATCCTTGCAGAtggttttggcttcatttagGGTTAAAACATTCACTCAATTAGTAGTTAGAGTAGTTAAATGACAGAAGATAAATAACTGATTAACAGTGTAATTCTCTTAATTTTCTTAATTCTCTATATcaagcatatatatatagaaatgaCACTAAAACTGGAATGAACCTTTTACTACATGTTTAACAAAGCTCAATAAATACATGGATTAAGACACCATAATCCCAGAAACTGTATAAATAATTAAACCTTAGAAATACagtaacttttttattttaggtagCTTAAAAGCTTAATAATTATGTTTGTGCATGAATGTCTCACCAACAGTTATGAgtaatatttgatatattacTACAATTAAAACAGCTAATTTCTTTTTCAATGTATGTATTTCAGTAGGCAGGAAAAgcaacacatttgtttgttagctCACACTCAGATTGTGGGTAAATCGCTTTCTTGGTGCATAACGTTAAATCAAACGTACCTCTGTTCTCCCGTGGAGCATTCTCAGGCTTTGGTATTGATGTAGTCCGTCTGggctgaaaattaaaaaatgaaaaaacaaaatcaaaacagagcTGGACGTAGACGGATTTTACAGACACTGTTTAAAAAGAGTCCTAAGATTACAAGGGGTTCATGTATGACAGTGGGCACCAACCACAATAACAGAGAATCAACAAGTTGAACAGCTAAAAAGAAGAAGTTTGCATGAATATCATTTTCTGATCCCACTGCACAGGTCTAATCAACTCTAATGCAAATGTTCTTGTGAAAGAGTAAGCACCTAACAACTAGATTTAATGAGattaaactgaaacacacagaatcTATGTTGGTGATGATAAGACATGTATGAAAAACCTGCTTCCACACTGTTGACTGAAAACAATAACTAATCGCAATTTAGAATGCCTCAATTTCTCGGCACAGTAGCCTCCTGTGATAAAACTCCAACCTGTGAAGCTCCAGCTATAATTCAATCTGTCAAAGAAGTTTCAGATGGAGCACCATTTCTTCTACAAAAGGAACAACCGGAAAAAGCAGTAAATACAGAAACTAGAAGTGGATTGATTGGTAGTTCGACATTAAACGATTAATCATTTTTGTGGCTGTTCAAGTGTAAATTCCAGATATTTACtggtttcagcttctcaaaAGTAAAAAACTACGACTCTGGGGAACTATTTCTAACATTTTATGGCCAAAATTTTTTTATCAAGACAATTATTTGCAGGTAACTGAAAGGATAAAAATGATCATCTTGTGAAAACCCAAAATCTATTTATACCGTGGCTGCAAAAAGACTCAAATCGAATTGGCTGTAAGCTGTAGCAGGTTAGACTTAATGTGCCtgtgctaataataataatcatgagtgtattaaaaaatacaaaattaactCATACAACTCAAAAATGATCTTAAATTGAACAAAGATCCTGAACAATAatctttgaatgtgtgtgtgtgtgtgtgaagtgataGTGAGAGTCAGACCTTGGGGACTTTGCTGGTTTTGGCAACAtttgaaggaggaagaggaacctCAGGACTCTGTGGTATCTCCTCATCAGGAACAACATCTGGATTCAGAGCGAAGATGCTCTCCAGGTCAATCTGAGGCACAAACATGAGACCAGTGAAGAATAAgaacagctgctggaggaagagcACTATAATAAAACTCTGATATCTACGAAGAAGTGTGTTTGGGAAGCTGCAGGACTGTGGGGCTGATGTTGCTGCAGCTCCATATGATTATTTCACCTGTCTATTGCATGTGCTGCTGTTATTGAATGCAGCCATTGTGACAGTCATATGCAGAGTGCTTATCTCTATTAACAGGTGAAATAATTTGGTGTGGAACCatttaatcaatatttaattATGGGGGTGAGCTTTAGTCAATTACAGTAACTAATTTTCCTTTCTACTCTATCAGAGAATGGATCTTTTTCTTGCGTGTAATATGAGCAGAACATTTCTGTGTACATTGTTTATGTATCTAATCTCAATGCACAATATGACGATCAAGTGGCCAACCAGCCTCGGAAAAGGTATGTGCTCTTAAAAAGCCCTTCTGGTTTTATGATGTAAAACATCATTGGAAATATTTGCTATTATCAACCTActttaactgtgttttttctggcGACACCTTTGACCTGTCTAAAATAAACTCATAATTTGACCTGAGCAAAGCGAACCTGCACAAAGTAAAGCAGGTGAGTGGCAGCTGTACCTCTTTCCCTTTGGTGTCCCCGTTCTCGATCCACTCCACTGTCACACTGTCGTTGTCTTCGTGCAGCGATGTGACCATCGCCTGGTGTATCCGTCCTGCAGTGAGGGTTACACGGAGAGGACGTCAAGAGATGCTCGGCCTGCTCAGCATCAGCACCGACAGGACACATGCTttaagctgcagcagcatttaAATGACACACAGTGAGCCACCAACCCACGGGATCTCTGCCTCGGTGTTCTCTGTGGACGTCTGCAGGACAGAAAATCTCCTGTCTCCAACTTAAAAGACTAAAGAAGATGCTAATGGGTGTGGCTCGTGTGAGGGATGGTGATAATGCTTTTCCCATGTCACTCATAATGTGCCACACCATGCTGCATGTGATGTCAGACAGTTATTGAACAGAAGCACACATCTGCAGCAGAGCATGAGCTTGAATACAGTGTGGTCCAGCGCAGTTAGAAGAGATGCAGTCAGAGGGGAGAGGCCCCGTGCATGCgaccatccctccatcatctaCAGGCCACTGCTGGAGGATGCACTGGCGATTCGGTGCCtgcgtctcctcctctgctggagCCGTgatggagaggggaggagaggggaggagagggcagACGAGGCCGGACAGGTGACATTTGTTTGGCTCATGTCAGAGACCAGCAGCCGCACAGGTGGACGGACCCGCCCGGCTGGTAGCTCCGGCCGACCGGCGtgtctgtgtgactgacagactgcagcagcacggcggcaaaaaaacacaatcttgGTTTTAAGGCTGTCGCGCTAAATTCATTTGTTCtcatgttttaaaacagcagcCCTATCTGCGGGCTGCTGCATCCTCCTCTCCGCAGCGAGGGGAGGATGTAGCAGCCGTTAGCTAGCACGAGCGCTCCCACTGCGGTGAGGGGCGACGCTAGCTCGGCTCATCCGGACCTgccggaggggggggggggggggcggtgtgTGAGAGGCAACCCACCGTCGCTCCGCTTTATCTCCACGTAAACACCCACGAAGATCTTCCCGAAGATCGCGGCCATCTCTGCCCGTGTCCGTGTGTTCCAGTCAGGGCTCGAGCTCGGCGGGTCTCCAGCGCAAgttgtgtgtgagctgctgctgcagactctGAGGTCACTGACGGtgatgggagaggagagggagcgtCTGCGCATGCGCAAGAGCAGCCGCTTCGGATGGCCCTGAACAGCATCTTCTGTCAAattttatatacaaataaaagatAGACACCTAAATACGATCCTGAAGCACTTCATACTAGTGTAACAGACAATTTTCAAAACATAATGAACCGCAACCAACcaaatacacattcatacaactacaaaataaatcagTATAGATAcattctaaaataaataataagccAACTCCCCAAAATAGTGTGTAGACAATTTTAATTCTATACATGTATTACAATAAATAGTAAAATAGAATCCAGAAAGCAATACATcaaatattcattttttaatatttacaacaGTTCAGGTATATGTTCTATACATTTAATTCTCAATCCTCAAGGTTGTCTTTGGTGTCCAACTTAAAATTGCTCAGTCGAAAAACTCTTTTTTATGTCTAGGTATCCTAAATAAGGCTCCATCCACATTCAGGTTTGTTTAGAATGTGATggagaataaaaactaaacacactTATTTCAGCAGAGAAATCCAGCCTTTAGGAGACATTCTTAAGATAATCAAGCTTTAAGAGTTTTCCTGTTGACAACACATGAAAtcatcagaaaaaaatgaaagtctaaaagcagctgaaggagaaatACAATGTTTCAGTCAACAATTGTATTGTTCATAAAGGTTTTGTGTTCGGCTTGTCAATCAATTAAAATGTACAGTCTTTATCTAAACACTGTAACGATTTAAACACGTAGAATGTGTTGAGTCAGAGGtcaacaccttttttttttagagctaAATGGGTAAATGGATTTATATAGTGATCTACTGGTCTTCATGACCACTCTAAACTCCTAACAGTAtgcagttttgccattcacccattcacaaacacattcatgcaggGGATCTCTGTGCAGCACTTCATCATGCACACATAAACTCATACACTGCACAGACACAGCCATTACGGGCAAGCTGGGGTTAGGAATCTTGCCCAACGACACTTCAGTCGGCAGAATGGAAGGGATCAAAATGCAGACCCTTCTGAGTTGTGTCTTCTAAAATCATATATTGCATTTAGATCAATTTACATGCATTTTGCAGGAATATTATTTTCTAGCATACAGCAGAATACAGAAAAGATCTGAACTGTTGTAAAACCCTTTTACTGAACACAAGATGGCATCAGAGACCCGCAGAGAGAATAATCCAGACTAGTTCTTAGAGGATTTTGCGGTTTTGAcaggcgacctgtccagggtctACCCCAGCCATCCAGCTAAACATTCAGCAAACAGTAGGATATAATGCATTTGTTTGATCTGTGGATTGATACATATTTCTTGTCAGACAATTTGCAAAGATCACAAGAGgaaagcagaaagaaaatacactttTATTGCATAAGATTGCACCATTATTGGAAACAAGGGAACGTTCTAGCTGGTTGTGAGGCTGTACTCTGCCACAATGCATTAAGACAAATGCTAACATCCATGTGCAAACCCACTCACAATGATAATGCTAACAGGCTAATGTTGTATAGCAAGTAAAATAGGCCTACCACATCTGCATCTTAATTTGTGGTTCTAGCATGTTAACATTTGCTAATTAATCAATTGTACTTAATCATTTTAGGTATGCCATACTcacatttttttacaatgtgAGAATTATCCCCAATCTGTATTATCGTTTCAATTTTTTCCTAGTTACTGAGAAATCACAAGTTGCCAGTCACTTTGGCAGGCTGGTCCAAGTACTACAATACCCACGAGCCTTAGccactgttgccatggagagTAAGTACATAGGTACGTAAATATTTGTAAAGCAAGGTATACAAAGAGATATCAATGGAATGAGagaatacatttataatttaataataaattaatataaaatatggtaaaaattaaaaattaaaataaataaaatttgaacAAGCTGGTGTGAAACTGAAGTGAAAGACATTGAGGTTTTGTGATATGGTAACCTGACTAGTTTGATCTTAAACTGATTAAATGAGCACCAAAGTGACAAGGTGTCTTTATCTATTATTACTATGATATAAAAGAAGAAGATATTCTGAATAGGTGAAAAAGTTTGAATTGAACCATTAAACATTGTGGCCTGTAAGTCACTCATCTTTAAGATCAATGATTCTGGTCTGGCCTTCTGGTGAAATGCACACTGGGAGTTGAAGTTGACGTGTGCCtaaatgtttttgtgcatgCTACACAAGCTGgtaactttaaaataaataaataagttcaTAATTTTGAACCTGTACCGTATAAGTAAATCACATTGAATATTTATGGTTGATATGAATAATACTTCACCACAGCTTAACGGAAGCTGACACACAATGACCTTCAGTCAGGTACTCCCCCTGATCACCGCTACTACTGTGCATATAAACTATACAtcggtgtgtgtttttatattatcaACACATCTCAATGATTACTGGTAGTAATTCTTTACAAGAAATTTCATTTATCTTCCTTTTGAAGGTATTTTGTGCTTTTCATGAATGTTTCCATTCAGCTCACAACATTTTAGTAGCAAATACTGTGTTTTTTACCCACAACACTTACCTGACAGCTGCAGGTGCTTCTCAGCTGAAtagtttacattttaaatactaGTACCATGTCCTTGGAATGGCCTGCTCTCTTGTCCTGTGtcaatgctctggagctacttcagaattattccttgtcattagtgagtcctcctcaaacagttctacaatagaCTGCCactgtttattgtttgtgtgctggacgttgtgtgcagagctttttataaacagtctatgatgcagagtgaagttagaaactTCATGTTTATCCTaactggtttatctgcaatgaggATTTTAAAGTCTGTATTTATCAGAAAAGGAATTTGAATTCGCTTTATTACAGTTCACGTGTGGGGCTTATATGTaattttgaatgatttacttaatCATAACTGCTGTTAATGTTACATACATTACATGTTGACTaattcagaggtctgttaagcaatcaaGATAATCTTCAGACCTAAGTGTACTACGtttctaaataaaagctttgtaattCAGTTTAATATGAAGCATAGCAGCAACAAATCAACcatacttttactttgaagacaaattgatATAGAGGAAGTTATTTGATGAATATTGTTGCCATGACGAAGATCAGCACCTGTGACCTGTGAATATttgtgtcagtctgatatggtgaTATAAATACACATGGCAAGTGTGAAGCCCATGAAATTAATGGTTTGTGAGATGTGCGTTCCACATTCCAGGCATGTAAATACATATactttaattaatattaaacaaGCAGCTCCAAATCTATTTGACTGGAGTCTCTGGTTACATGTCAGAGTTGTGACCAGTTCCACCAATGAGACATTTCTCATCTAAACCTcttgtggtttcatttcttaaGTAACCAGGTAACCATCCTTTTTCATGACAGATCCGTAAACTGGTAAACTGGTAAACAAGTAAACAGGTAAACAAAGGAGCTTAGGATTAgagtttaaataattaaatgattcCTTGATGGACAGAAAAGTGACAGACAACTTGATGATTATAAATTAAAGGTTTCAGTTAAGTTTGAAGCCACATACTCTTTGATTCTCAGACCTCTTGCTTCTCTTTGTcatcaaattatttttgatAACCTGGACTTTTGTCCGAACGAGACAAGAGCTCTGAAGATATGATGTCCTATGAATCCATAAAGAAAATGATTGCCCCACATGAGAGTATTGAGACGTGCTCACAGTGGCTCATCCAAACATCTGTCCGTCTGGCACGGCGCTATCCCCACACACCCACCACCCTCCCAAAGCCCTGAGCTGTAGCTGTCACTCCCCCGTGTAAGATGCATCCATCCACTACGATGACTTAACACTGCCTTCTCAGCTTCTCCTCCCCCCCGTCTTTCATTAACAACACACGTTTCCTCCACACAGACCCACAGAcccacaaacactgacacagccCCTCGCTACCCATCAGTCCACCCAGTCCCCGAGGTGTCGGCCATCACTGTCTCCGGTTTCCCCAGCAACCAATGCCTCGCCTGTCAGACTTGAGAGagtgcttttctctgtttgctttggtttctAGAGGATTAATGGACATGCATTATAGTGCTGGTGATGTGTTTAGGTGTGTGGAACATGCACTAAAGCATGCTACGCACTAACTACGAAATGCAATGAATTAGAGCAGCAATGATTAGTCGATCTACGGATAATTAATCtgcaactattttgataattgatAAATCATgtcatgcatttttaaacaaaaagagCCAAACATCCTCTGCAATATAATCAATCTGGATTTTAGAGAGTTGGTTGAATCggacaaacaagacaaacaaattAGCTGAGGTCATCTTGGACTGGAATATTTCAAAGTGCATCTCCAgcattttcagatattttacagCCCAAACAAATTGAGAAAGATAAATCAATAATGAGATTCCATTTCGAGAACAATTATGCTCCTATAAAGAGATGCAAACTCCTCATTTATCCAAACTACTCTGACATTTGACTGTCTCAGGAAACATGCTCCAGAGCTAATTTGTGCCGTGAAAAATAGCGACTGAACCCAGGCGGAGATTCATACATATTTCTGTGGATCATTCGCATTATTTTACATACCAACATAACATGCAGTGCAGCTACAGCAAGGGATCTATTTTGCAATCATGGATAATTCATGATCTGCACAGACACTGCATATAAAAATCCTTTTGAAGGTGGTTTGGGACTTGAAAATTCCCTTTTCTTAcacttggcttcactttgtaAAGGCCTTGCttcttgtgttgctgtgtgaatttacacacactgaaacatgaCTCACCTGT is part of the Paralichthys olivaceus isolate ysfri-2021 chromosome 18, ASM2471397v2, whole genome shotgun sequence genome and encodes:
- the LOC109625996 gene encoding kinesin-like protein KIF2A, with protein sequence MAAIFGKIFVGVYVEIKRSDGRIHQAMVTSLHEDNDSVTVEWIENGDTKGKEIDLESIFALNPDVVPDEEIPQSPEVPLPPSNVAKTSKVPKPRRTTSIPKPENAPRENRAATVGTTRARPSQHNQAAEPPPPAIPPQSALNQTLLQQQNARKKSNCVKEVEKLQEKREKRRLQQQELREKRAQEVDVNLPNYEIMCMIRDFRASLDYRPLTTNDLIEEHRICVCVRARPLNKKEISGKDLDVITIPSKDVVMVHEPKQKVDLTRYLENQTFRFDYAFDENSTNEMVYRFTAQPLVETIFERGMATCFAYGQTGSGKTHTMGGDFSGKNQDCSKGIYALSARDVFLMIKKPNYKKLDLQVFATFFEIYSGKVFDLLNRKAKLRVLEDGKQQVQVVGLQEKDVKCTEDVLKLIEVGNSCRTSGQTSANAHSSRSHAVFQIILRRRGKMHGKFSLIDLAGNERGADTSSADRQTRLEGAEINKSLLALKECIRALGRNKPHTPFRASKLTQVLRDSFIGENSRTCMIATISPGMASCENTLNTLRYANRVKEFGISPSDIPFSQGGGGGCRSELSPTYEVKELMVKPAAAMKSHQGALVNQLEVLEAAQWGVGSSPQRDDLKLLCEQNEEEVSPQLFCFHEAVSQLVEMEDQVLEDHRVVFQESIRWLEDEKVLLEMTEEVDYDVDTYATQLEQILDQKIDILTELRDKVKSFRCTLQEEEQASKQITPRRPRAL